From one Enterococcus sp. DIV2402 genomic stretch:
- a CDS encoding Nif3-like dinuclear metal center hexameric protein: MSLSAKEFIHRFEEYCPLWLAEEGDPVGLHIGTLDREIQRVMMTLDVRPEVVEEAIEKKIDLIIAKHPPIFRPIQRLTEDDLQTKMYIDLLRHNISVYAAHTNMDIIEDGLNDWFCEMLGIQVTNYLKKTHEIHFKKLAVYVPVEASAAMRQALGDAGAGTQGNYHHTSYSLIGTGRFTPTEAANPAIGSANKAEQVQEARIEVLYPETIQQQVLAAMFSVHPYEEPAYDILTLDNPPQTFGLGRVGKLAQPMSIDAFTQKVKEVFQLDGLRLIEPQQPKKMIQTIAICGGSGGNFYGDALKAGADVYITGDVYYHTAHDMQTNGLTVIDPGHNIEVVCVPKFIEKMEEWKKEQQWDIEFIPSETNTNPFQFR, from the coding sequence ATGAGCCTTTCAGCCAAAGAATTTATTCATCGCTTTGAAGAATATTGTCCTTTATGGTTAGCAGAAGAAGGCGATCCAGTCGGTTTACATATTGGAACATTAGACCGTGAGATTCAACGTGTGATGATGACTTTAGATGTTCGTCCAGAAGTTGTGGAAGAAGCAATTGAAAAAAAAATTGACTTGATTATAGCTAAGCATCCGCCTATTTTTCGTCCTATTCAGCGTTTAACTGAAGATGATTTACAAACAAAGATGTATATTGATTTATTACGTCATAACATTTCTGTTTATGCCGCACATACAAACATGGATATCATCGAAGACGGACTAAATGATTGGTTTTGCGAAATGTTGGGTATTCAAGTGACAAATTATTTGAAAAAAACACATGAGATTCACTTTAAAAAATTAGCTGTGTATGTTCCTGTTGAAGCAAGTGCAGCGATGCGTCAAGCGTTAGGTGATGCCGGTGCAGGAACACAAGGGAATTACCATCATACGAGTTATTCGTTGATTGGTACGGGACGTTTTACGCCAACCGAGGCAGCCAATCCAGCGATTGGTTCAGCAAATAAAGCAGAGCAAGTACAAGAAGCCCGAATTGAAGTACTTTACCCTGAGACAATTCAACAACAAGTATTAGCAGCGATGTTTTCTGTTCACCCTTACGAAGAGCCTGCCTATGATATTTTAACGTTGGACAATCCACCACAAACATTTGGATTAGGTCGTGTGGGGAAATTAGCCCAGCCAATGTCGATTGATGCCTTTACACAAAAAGTGAAAGAAGTTTTTCAATTAGATGGTTTGCGGTTGATTGAACCACAGCAACCGAAAAAAATGATTCAAACAATTGCCATTTGTGGTGGTTCAGGTGGTAATTTTTATGGAGATGCATTAAAAGCTGGCGCAGACGTCTATATTACAGGCGATGTTTATTATCATACAGCGCATGATATGCAAACAAATGGGTTGACAGTTATCGATCCTGGTCATAACATTGAAGTTGTCTGTGTACCAAAATTCATAGAAAAAATGGAAGAATGGAAAAAAGAACAGCAATGGGATATCGAATTTATCCCATCTGAAACAAATACCAATCCTTTCCAATTTAGATAA
- the pepT gene encoding peptidase T: protein MYENLLPRFLRYVTTETRSNPESTTTPSTQTQVAFAHTLKNELEELGLFDVHYNEKNGFVLATLPANTDKEVPAIGFIAHMDTADFNAVNVNPQLIENYDGVSDIPLDKDGKYVLTTADFPNLKNYTGQTLITTDGSTLLGADDKAGIAEIMTAMEILLANPSIPHGEIKVAFGPDEEIGVGADKFDVEDFNVQFAYTMDGGPVGELQYETFNAAQADITFYGKNVHPGTAKDTMINALQLAIDFQNQLPADEVPEKTDGYEGFFHLMGLSGSVEEAKMSYIIRDHNREKFEARKNLITEIQEKMNHPFDQERVAVHMYDQYYNMKEVIEKDMSIIDVAEQAMHELAIQPIIEPVRGGTDGSKISYMGIPTPNIFAGGENMHGRFEYVSLQAMEKATDVIVKIAELVAK from the coding sequence ATGTACGAAAATTTATTACCACGTTTTTTACGTTATGTAACAACAGAAACACGTTCAAATCCAGAAAGCACTACAACACCTTCAACGCAAACGCAAGTTGCTTTTGCGCATACATTGAAAAATGAGTTAGAAGAATTAGGTTTATTTGATGTCCATTACAATGAAAAAAATGGGTTTGTCCTAGCAACTTTACCAGCAAATACCGATAAAGAAGTGCCAGCAATTGGATTTATCGCACATATGGATACAGCTGATTTTAATGCGGTCAATGTCAATCCACAACTTATAGAAAATTATGACGGTGTGTCTGATATTCCATTGGATAAAGATGGGAAATATGTCTTAACTACCGCAGATTTTCCTAATTTAAAGAATTACACGGGTCAAACATTAATCACTACAGATGGTTCTACCTTGTTAGGTGCAGATGATAAAGCAGGGATAGCAGAAATTATGACAGCAATGGAAATTTTGTTAGCTAATCCATCAATTCCACATGGTGAAATTAAAGTGGCATTCGGTCCTGATGAAGAAATCGGGGTTGGCGCTGATAAGTTTGATGTAGAAGATTTCAACGTTCAATTTGCCTATACGATGGACGGAGGTCCAGTAGGTGAATTACAATACGAAACGTTCAATGCAGCACAAGCAGATATTACTTTTTATGGTAAGAATGTTCATCCTGGTACAGCAAAAGATACCATGATTAATGCACTACAATTAGCAATCGATTTTCAAAATCAATTGCCTGCGGACGAAGTTCCTGAAAAAACAGATGGCTATGAGGGATTCTTCCATTTAATGGGATTATCTGGTTCTGTAGAAGAAGCGAAAATGAGCTACATTATTCGTGACCATAACCGCGAAAAATTTGAAGCACGTAAAAATCTAATTACAGAAATTCAAGAAAAAATGAACCATCCGTTCGATCAAGAACGTGTTGCTGTTCATATGTATGACCAATACTACAACATGAAAGAAGTCATTGAAAAAGATATGAGTATCATTGATGTTGCTGAGCAAGCGATGCATGAATTAGCAATCCAACCAATTATTGAACCAGTACGTGGTGGAACAGATGGCTCAAAAATTTCCTATATGGGAATTCCAACACCAAATATTTTTGCAGGTGGCGAAAATATGCATGGTCGTTTTGAATACGTTTCTTTACAAGCGATGGAAAAAGCAACAGACGTTATTGTCAAAATCGCTGAATTAGTTGCAAAATAA
- a CDS encoding diacylglycerol/lipid kinase family protein, whose protein sequence is MKIMVIYNDTSGKNEGEQIANNFKNFVKNNKDVKKIIFQVTNPDVDEKKILQSAKDHQIDTLVVIGGDGTVHHVVRMFQETIDQYQVGLIPGGTVNNLARVLAIPLEQDEAFNVIINQHTRKIDYAKVNDDVMISTMTVGILADTASKVSQEEKQKYGPLAFTKRFFRILFKRRKYPLSIQTEDDFWQGKAHLVTITMTNSVGGFTQFDASATPDDGQMHVTIIPKLQFFRFIYNIPRIFKGEFHKIPGVTYFSAKEATLTPLTDEKKIVTRTDGDPTDDLPVHLQAIHQKLAVFTPSTK, encoded by the coding sequence ATGAAAATCATGGTCATTTATAATGATACGTCTGGTAAAAACGAAGGTGAGCAAATTGCTAATAACTTCAAAAACTTTGTGAAAAATAACAAAGATGTTAAAAAAATTATTTTTCAAGTCACAAATCCAGATGTTGATGAAAAGAAAATTCTTCAAAGTGCAAAAGATCATCAAATCGACACCCTTGTAGTTATTGGCGGCGATGGCACTGTCCATCATGTGGTTCGCATGTTCCAAGAAACGATTGACCAATATCAAGTCGGCTTGATTCCAGGTGGAACAGTTAATAATTTAGCTCGTGTATTAGCTATTCCGTTAGAACAAGATGAGGCTTTTAATGTAATAATTAATCAACACACACGTAAAATCGATTATGCAAAGGTGAACGATGATGTGATGATTTCGACTATGACAGTTGGTATTTTAGCAGATACTGCATCGAAAGTTAGTCAAGAAGAAAAGCAAAAATATGGTCCATTGGCATTTACAAAACGTTTTTTCCGTATCTTATTCAAGCGCCGAAAATATCCACTTTCTATTCAAACAGAAGATGATTTTTGGCAAGGAAAGGCGCATTTAGTGACAATTACTATGACAAATTCAGTTGGTGGATTTACTCAATTTGATGCATCTGCCACACCAGATGATGGACAAATGCATGTGACGATTATTCCGAAATTGCAATTTTTCCGTTTTATTTATAATATTCCACGTATTTTTAAAGGAGAATTTCATAAAATTCCAGGAGTAACTTATTTTTCAGCCAAAGAAGCCACACTAACACCGTTGACTGATGAGAAAAAAATTGTTACTCGAACCGATGGAGACCCAACAGATGATTTACCTGTTCACTTACAAGCGATTCATCAAAAATTAGCAGTGTTTACACCTTCAACAAAATAA
- a CDS encoding DUF1294 domain-containing protein, with amino-acid sequence MSEIIQNPVWMYLILVNVYVFCLMGYDKQQAKKRRWRVPEANLLFFGIIGGGLGGLLARAFFHHKTRKPKFLVCFLVGVVFDGLLLFFS; translated from the coding sequence ATGTCAGAAATAATTCAAAATCCGGTATGGATGTATTTGATACTGGTCAATGTGTATGTATTTTGTTTAATGGGCTACGATAAGCAGCAAGCAAAAAAAAGACGATGGCGTGTACCAGAAGCAAATCTTTTGTTTTTTGGGATTATTGGTGGAGGTCTAGGTGGTCTACTTGCACGCGCTTTTTTCCATCATAAGACGCGTAAACCTAAATTTTTAGTTTGCTTTCTAGTTGGTGTCGTTTTTGATGGATTATTGCTCTTTTTTAGTTAG
- a CDS encoding lysylphosphatidylglycerol synthase transmembrane domain-containing protein, whose product MKINAKAKFILNILALLLIFGIMFYLIKNSLSDILAELKETTIIVLVGVVFLGIAYQFFEGWSIRSIVTGFSKKFRIFDGMLTAFYVAFYRVITFGMGTLISEINFYNRKGLKVSQGMGVAALHMIMYKGAILTYAIFALIIQFSLFYEHAPKMIPLILLGMVMTGVIISFFLVISISLKLQVGFVMLCHRFLKTKKMRDFVDRCNIQIYSLRETVSSVLKDRTALVKIYLLNLLKLSMWYLIPYVCLVDNHPDIDFLLVFSLISFTLVLAGVLPSPAGIGAFEFVYLFLFSPLVGTVDAVSSMLLYRFASYVLPFLLGFVGVLVDRKNAISNELEELKAERSE is encoded by the coding sequence ATGAAAATAAATGCAAAAGCTAAATTTATCTTAAATATTTTAGCGTTATTACTGATTTTTGGAATCATGTTTTATTTAATTAAAAATTCTTTATCCGACATACTTGCGGAATTAAAAGAAACAACGATTATTGTTTTAGTGGGTGTCGTTTTTTTAGGAATTGCCTATCAATTTTTTGAAGGTTGGTCTATTCGTTCAATTGTGACCGGCTTCTCTAAGAAATTTCGTATTTTTGATGGAATGCTAACGGCTTTTTATGTGGCTTTTTATCGGGTGATTACATTTGGCATGGGGACGTTAATCTCAGAAATTAATTTTTATAATCGTAAAGGATTAAAAGTTTCGCAAGGGATGGGTGTTGCAGCGCTACATATGATTATGTATAAAGGTGCTATTCTAACCTATGCTATCTTTGCATTAATTATCCAATTTTCTCTGTTTTATGAACATGCGCCTAAAATGATTCCATTGATTTTATTGGGCATGGTCATGACAGGTGTGATTATCTCATTCTTTTTAGTTATCTCAATAAGTTTAAAATTACAAGTTGGTTTTGTCATGTTGTGTCATCGTTTCTTAAAGACAAAAAAAATGCGTGATTTTGTTGATCGGTGCAATATTCAAATCTATTCTTTGCGAGAAACTGTTTCTTCTGTTTTAAAAGATCGAACAGCCCTTGTTAAAATTTATTTGTTAAATTTATTGAAATTGAGCATGTGGTATCTCATTCCGTATGTTTGTTTAGTAGACAATCATCCAGATATTGACTTTTTATTAGTCTTTTCCTTGATTAGTTTCACCCTCGTTTTGGCGGGTGTTTTGCCTTCTCCTGCGGGTATCGGAGCATTTGAATTTGTCTATCTCTTTTTATTTAGTCCATTAGTAGGAACCGTGGATGCCGTATCATCTATGTTGTTATATCGCTTTGCATCGTATGTCTTACCATTTTTACTTGGATTTGTTGGTGTATTAGTCGATCGTAAAAATGCTATTTCAAATGAATTAGAAGAATTGAAGGCAGAGAGAAGTGAATAG
- a CDS encoding transglutaminase-like domain-containing protein encodes MNVEVDELSAYVEDLPELAIHSKEIKELTETLFLVSDTEIEKVQKAFVFVRDKIAHSWDVQQNEVTKTSLEVLHAGHGICYAKANLLAAILRNETIPTGFCYQRLLLMDKETGKYCIHALNAVYLHSKKRWVKLDARGNKEGIQADFDGKVEKLAFVPNSEEDEYTYPTIYVKPNSQTMITLSEATNACEMYLKDLPEII; translated from the coding sequence ATGAATGTTGAAGTAGATGAATTATCTGCTTACGTAGAGGACTTACCAGAACTAGCGATTCATTCAAAAGAAATTAAAGAATTAACAGAGACGTTGTTTTTGGTAAGTGACACAGAAATAGAAAAGGTTCAAAAAGCATTTGTTTTTGTTCGAGATAAAATTGCCCATTCTTGGGATGTTCAACAAAATGAAGTCACTAAAACTTCGCTAGAGGTATTACATGCTGGTCATGGAATTTGCTATGCAAAGGCTAATTTATTAGCAGCTATTTTACGGAATGAAACGATTCCCACAGGATTTTGTTACCAACGTTTATTGCTAATGGATAAAGAAACAGGCAAATATTGCATTCATGCGCTTAATGCAGTCTATCTACACTCCAAAAAAAGATGGGTAAAATTAGATGCGCGTGGAAATAAAGAAGGGATTCAGGCAGATTTTGATGGGAAAGTAGAAAAATTGGCGTTTGTTCCTAATTCGGAAGAGGATGAATACACGTATCCAACTATTTATGTGAAACCAAACAGTCAAACGATGATCACTCTGTCTGAAGCTACGAATGCTTGCGAGATGTATTTGAAGGATTTACCTGAAATTATTTAA
- a CDS encoding glycine zipper family protein: MKKKDDVNYTALGVALGPAFGVVFGLLFDNLALGIALGVALGVAIGAGLDSQKKKEK; this comes from the coding sequence ATGAAGAAAAAAGATGATGTAAATTATACAGCTCTTGGTGTCGCATTAGGTCCCGCTTTTGGTGTCGTATTTGGTTTATTATTTGATAATTTAGCTCTAGGTATTGCTTTAGGGGTGGCACTTGGCGTTGCCATTGGTGCTGGATTAGATAGTCAGAAAAAGAAAGAGAAGTAA
- a CDS encoding GNAT family N-acetyltransferase, which produces MTNLYFIDKFRGFNRFYANLLGKFDFKFYGKLFTIGEANVIAEIYNNHALSAKDISENLMMNKGQLSKMLNKFEKNGLVVRVPDNNDKRSFILSLTEKGTQMYLEQTEIVRLGLREELLPYSKQEMQRLDCAMTIFKNTYEKNNHIAIDEGTTQDIGFIADLHSRLYTELGYHYAIQTHILTSLIRYTEKPRSGKIWIAKVNGIRVGSIGIVENEKNKWEIHWFAVDSNYQHLGLGKQLLDTLMQFITEKQVQHVYLWTINELTQARNLYARSGFTLTEAVPTTKWKNKELMDEKWVWQHI; this is translated from the coding sequence GTGACTAACTTATACTTTATAGATAAATTTCGTGGGTTTAACCGATTTTATGCAAATTTATTAGGGAAATTTGATTTTAAATTTTATGGTAAATTATTTACAATTGGTGAAGCAAACGTAATCGCTGAAATTTATAATAATCATGCATTAAGCGCTAAAGATATTAGTGAAAACTTAATGATGAATAAAGGGCAACTAAGTAAAATGTTAAATAAATTTGAAAAAAATGGTCTCGTAGTACGTGTACCAGATAATAATGATAAACGTTCTTTTATTTTATCTCTTACTGAAAAAGGGACACAGATGTATTTAGAACAAACTGAAATTGTGCGTCTAGGATTGAGAGAAGAGTTACTTCCGTATTCTAAACAAGAAATGCAACGATTAGATTGTGCGATGACTATTTTTAAAAATACTTATGAAAAAAACAATCACATCGCAATTGATGAAGGAACCACTCAAGATATTGGTTTTATTGCAGACTTGCATAGTAGATTGTATACAGAGCTAGGGTATCATTATGCCATTCAAACGCATATTTTAACTTCTTTGATACGTTATACGGAGAAACCTCGGTCGGGAAAAATCTGGATTGCGAAAGTCAACGGTATTCGTGTAGGATCGATTGGAATTGTTGAAAATGAGAAAAATAAGTGGGAAATTCATTGGTTTGCTGTAGATTCAAATTATCAGCATTTAGGTTTAGGTAAGCAATTATTAGATACGCTTATGCAATTTATTACAGAAAAACAAGTGCAACACGTTTATTTATGGACGATTAATGAATTAACACAAGCTAGAAATCTATATGCAAGAAGTGGGTTTACTTTAACTGAAGCAGTTCCGACTACCAAATGGAAGAACAAAGAATTAATGGATGAAAAATGGGTATGGCAACATATTTAA
- a CDS encoding GNAT family N-acetyltransferase, which yields MKNGYGNIFNKKGGKKMQVIRYKEKYKQDFIDLNKRWIDKFFKIEPHDLEQLENVETYIEQGGMIFFAIEDDHVLSTCMVTELQPKVWEICKFATNEKFQGRGAGKIVFTEAINYVKEQGAKKIVIYSNKNLKTALHIYQLFGFNEVPVDIDDYERCDYQAELLLNE from the coding sequence ATGAAAAATGGGTATGGCAACATATTTAATAAAAAAGGTGGAAAAAAGATGCAGGTTATTCGTTATAAAGAAAAATATAAACAAGACTTTATTGATTTGAACAAGCGTTGGATTGATAAATTTTTTAAAATCGAACCACATGATTTAGAACAATTAGAAAATGTGGAAACTTATATAGAGCAAGGTGGAATGATTTTTTTCGCGATAGAGGATGATCATGTTTTATCAACGTGTATGGTGACTGAACTGCAACCGAAAGTATGGGAAATTTGTAAATTTGCTACAAACGAAAAATTCCAAGGAAGAGGCGCAGGGAAGATAGTATTTACTGAGGCAATAAATTATGTAAAAGAGCAAGGTGCGAAAAAAATTGTTATCTATTCCAATAAAAATTTGAAAACAGCATTGCATATTTATCAATTGTTTGGCTTTAATGAAGTGCCTGTCGATATAGATGATTATGAACGTTGTGATTATCAAGCAGAATTGTTGTTAAATGAATAA
- a CDS encoding glutathione peroxidase: MTTIYDFTVSDQSNNDFSLNNYQEKVLLIVNTATKCGFTKQYEALEKLYSELAEQPFEILDFPCNQFMEQAPGTSEEINQFCSLNYGTTFPRFEKIDVNGPQAIPLYQWLRKNKPTDEGKEAQAFAEKMHTVHPDAEIDAINWNFTKFLVDTKGQVVHRYSPTVEPAEIKEDILALLD, from the coding sequence ATGACAACAATTTACGATTTCACAGTAAGCGATCAATCAAATAATGATTTTTCATTAAATAACTATCAAGAAAAAGTTCTACTTATCGTGAATACTGCAACAAAATGTGGGTTCACGAAGCAATACGAAGCCTTAGAAAAATTATACAGCGAACTCGCTGAACAACCATTTGAAATTCTTGATTTCCCATGCAATCAATTTATGGAACAAGCACCAGGAACAAGTGAAGAAATCAATCAATTCTGTTCACTGAATTATGGCACTACCTTCCCACGATTTGAAAAAATTGATGTCAATGGTCCACAAGCCATTCCTTTATATCAATGGTTACGAAAAAATAAACCGACAGATGAAGGAAAAGAGGCTCAAGCTTTCGCTGAGAAAATGCACACTGTTCATCCCGATGCAGAAATTGATGCAATTAATTGGAATTTCACAAAATTTTTAGTCGATACCAAAGGACAAGTCGTACATCGCTACTCCCCAACTGTTGAACCTGCAGAAATCAAAGAGGATATTTTAGCTTTGTTAGATTAA
- a CDS encoding GNAT family N-acetyltransferase, with product MRVYEDVKTKQVVGYVHAEIYDNLYSETMFNVMGLAVLETHQQQGIGKQLMDEVELEAKRRNYLAIRLNSGENRSNAHPFYKKWDTK from the coding sequence TTGCGTGTATATGAAGACGTTAAAACGAAACAAGTAGTTGGTTATGTTCATGCAGAAATCTATGATAATTTATATTCTGAAACAATGTTTAACGTTATGGGATTAGCTGTTTTAGAAACTCACCAACAGCAAGGAATTGGGAAGCAGTTAATGGATGAAGTAGAACTCGAAGCAAAACGACGGAATTATTTGGCTATACGTTTAAATTCTGGTGAAAATCGAAGCAATGCACACCCATTTTATAAAAAATGGGATACCAAGTGA
- the clpB gene encoding ATP-dependent chaperone ClpB → MNIEKMTTTLQGAIAEAQQIAVTRHHQEIDIAHLWKIFLQPNHFARNFYTDAGIDVDAFETEVDRALDEYPSIEGGNVQYGQSMSQNLYNLLNEADKLRESFQDEFLSTEIVLLALMKLKNYRLTKYLTKQGINEKELRKNIEDMRGGDRVTSQNQEEQYKALEKYGVDLVQQVKNGKMDPIIGRDEEIRDVIRILSRKTKNNPVLIGEPGVGKTAIVEGLAQRIVRKDVPENLKDKTIFSLDMGALIAGAKFRGEFEERLKAVLQEVKKSDGRIILFIDEIHNIVGAGKTEGSMDAGNLLKPMLARGELHTIGATTLDEYRQYMEKDKALERRFQKVLVKEPTVEDTISILRGLKERFEIHHSVNIHDNALVAAATLSDRYITDRFLPDKAIDLVDEACATIRVEMNSMPTELDQVTRRLMQLEIEEAALKKETDDASKKRLASLQEELAELREEVNAMKMQWETEKEEVNEISNKRAEIDRAKHELEDAENNYDLERAAVLRHGTIPQLERELKELENKDASDHLRMVQESVTENEIATVVGRLTGIPVTKLVEGEREKLMKLNETLHRRVIGQDEAVNAVSDAVIRSRAGLQDPNRPLGSFLFLGPTGVGKTELAKALAENLFDSEDHMVRIDMSEYMEKHSVSRLVGAPPGYVGFEEGGQLTEAVRRNPYTIILLDEIEKAHPDVFNILLQVLDDGRLTDSKGRVVDFKNTVLIMTSNIGSQLLLEGVTADGTIPEAVEEQVMAILKGHFKPEFLNRIDDTILFTPLSLENVKGIVDKVVVQLAKRLVNQEIYLSISNDAKSWIAEQAYEPAYGARPLRRFITREVETPLAKEIVSGRVLPKTNVTISLLDNQLVFQNEPIEE, encoded by the coding sequence ATGAATATAGAGAAAATGACGACGACGCTTCAAGGAGCAATTGCCGAAGCACAACAAATTGCAGTGACTCGTCATCATCAAGAAATCGATATAGCCCATTTATGGAAAATCTTTTTACAACCAAATCATTTTGCAAGAAATTTTTATACAGATGCTGGGATTGACGTGGATGCTTTTGAAACAGAAGTTGATCGTGCGTTAGATGAATATCCAAGTATTGAAGGTGGAAATGTTCAATATGGGCAAAGTATGAGCCAAAATTTATACAATTTATTAAATGAAGCGGATAAATTAAGAGAATCTTTTCAAGATGAATTTTTATCAACTGAAATTGTATTACTTGCTTTAATGAAGTTAAAAAATTATCGACTAACAAAATATTTAACCAAACAAGGAATCAATGAAAAAGAATTACGTAAAAATATAGAAGATATGCGAGGAGGGGATCGAGTGACCTCACAAAATCAGGAAGAGCAATACAAAGCATTAGAAAAATATGGTGTTGACTTAGTGCAACAAGTGAAAAATGGCAAGATGGATCCGATTATTGGACGTGATGAAGAAATTCGCGATGTTATTCGTATTTTGTCACGTAAAACAAAAAATAATCCAGTATTAATTGGTGAACCAGGTGTTGGTAAGACGGCCATTGTTGAAGGACTAGCCCAACGTATCGTTCGTAAAGATGTTCCTGAAAACTTAAAAGATAAAACCATTTTCTCATTAGATATGGGAGCATTGATTGCTGGTGCAAAATTCCGTGGTGAATTTGAAGAACGATTAAAAGCTGTTTTACAAGAAGTGAAAAAATCAGATGGTCGCATTATTTTATTCATCGATGAAATTCATAATATTGTGGGTGCTGGTAAAACAGAAGGCAGTATGGATGCTGGCAACTTATTAAAACCTATGTTGGCGCGTGGCGAATTGCATACAATTGGCGCCACTACACTAGATGAATATCGTCAATATATGGAAAAAGACAAAGCCTTAGAACGTCGTTTCCAAAAAGTGTTGGTAAAAGAACCAACTGTTGAGGATACCATTTCTATTTTACGCGGACTAAAAGAACGTTTTGAAATCCATCATAGTGTAAATATTCATGACAATGCGTTAGTCGCTGCGGCAACACTATCCGATCGTTATATTACAGACCGCTTTTTACCAGATAAAGCGATTGATTTAGTAGATGAGGCTTGTGCAACCATTCGTGTGGAAATGAATTCTATGCCAACTGAATTAGACCAAGTGACTCGTCGTTTAATGCAATTAGAAATTGAAGAGGCCGCTCTAAAAAAAGAAACAGACGATGCATCGAAAAAACGTTTAGCTTCTCTCCAAGAAGAATTAGCAGAATTACGTGAAGAAGTTAATGCGATGAAGATGCAATGGGAAACTGAGAAAGAAGAAGTCAATGAAATTTCTAATAAACGTGCTGAAATTGATCGAGCTAAGCACGAATTAGAAGATGCTGAAAATAATTATGACTTAGAACGTGCCGCTGTTTTACGTCATGGAACTATCCCACAATTAGAACGTGAATTAAAAGAATTAGAAAACAAAGATGCTAGCGATCATTTACGCATGGTACAAGAATCAGTGACAGAAAATGAAATTGCAACAGTTGTTGGTCGTCTAACCGGTATTCCTGTAACTAAATTAGTTGAAGGTGAACGCGAGAAATTAATGAAATTAAATGAAACACTTCATCGCCGTGTCATTGGACAAGACGAAGCAGTGAATGCGGTCAGTGATGCGGTTATTCGTTCGCGAGCTGGCTTGCAAGATCCAAATCGTCCATTAGGTTCATTCTTATTCTTGGGACCAACAGGTGTTGGTAAAACGGAATTAGCAAAAGCTTTAGCCGAAAACCTATTTGATTCAGAAGATCATATGGTACGTATTGATATGAGTGAGTACATGGAAAAACATTCTGTGTCTCGTTTAGTCGGAGCGCCTCCAGGTTATGTGGGATTTGAAGAAGGCGGTCAATTAACTGAAGCCGTCCGTCGTAATCCATACACAATTATTTTGTTAGATGAAATTGAAAAAGCCCATCCAGATGTATTTAATATCTTATTACAAGTGTTGGATGATGGTCGTTTGACAGATTCGAAAGGTCGCGTAGTTGATTTTAAAAATACGGTGTTAATTATGACAAGTAATATCGGTTCCCAACTATTACTTGAAGGTGTAACAGCCGATGGAACAATTCCAGAAGCTGTTGAAGAACAAGTAATGGCCATTCTAAAAGGACACTTTAAACCAGAGTTCTTAAATCGAATTGATGATACCATCTTATTTACACCATTAAGTCTTGAAAATGTGAAAGGCATCGTTGATAAGGTAGTTGTCCAATTAGCTAAACGCTTAGTTAATCAAGAAATTTACTTGAGTATTTCTAATGATGCAAAATCTTGGATTGCAGAACAAGCCTATGAGCCAGCTTATGGTGCGCGTCCCTTACGCCGATTTATTACACGCGAAGTCGAAACGCCTCTCGCTAAAGAGATTGTTTCTGGACGTGTGTTACCAAAAACAAACGTCACAATTAGCTTGTTAGATAACCAATTAGTATTCCAAAATGAACCAATCGAAGAATAA